The following coding sequences are from one Primulina eburnea isolate SZY01 chromosome 15, ASM2296580v1, whole genome shotgun sequence window:
- the LOC140813633 gene encoding putative E3 ubiquitin-protein ligase LIN, whose protein sequence is MAPIPPQIPLKFSSDNHKLDFDSVRALVTIINQHINAVLEDDESSKALKLKCTSKLKIRAQEFFEFSEHSVLSNLYWGIESIEAAAGAKDKAWRLENSERMLQVPASLDENGVTLGMENSFLVCCAYFYLSVVEGIRKNEWQVAMHFLQALLVSPRLVYTEFAPGICQDLFPLFIRQKISKPFGSRRVSPVTFQELDDEMIDEMIRWISRIYKPWLMYYHIMSRGDFAQGSGGCDLSSADDQSRYTTVNKTRSIESQVSCEFRDGQTYQSKELIQVKKMHIQENVNNSENDNETVASPENSCSTEAVAISNMKCLKDMLAESHSNSPVSMHSPNNSNDGEIFQEDCEEEQDSLSSLQTGVLNRDEEKIEVLNQYGSVSWNLSAPRSKSKKESILSTLQASTHQMHTGLSEIKVTECFSRSFSTSFCDIDVSALSSRKMEPLDENLDSNEKLQTHQYIGSFALKNYQLSRTLHRKSYSRMKKSSSCRTDLPNCRYPLLDENIHIEQIGILEKIITKMCFTEELVNGGEDYIFEVNKIYKILSNKSELKYSILKDMILDQLLAAFSSSKEDRVVRTSLAILSTIAATNRTAIEEIKNKGLQLYDLATALKRNVHEAVVLIYLISPSPAEIKTLELLPFLVELVCTFSKSYKVELTSFLLTPPAASLMIIEILVSAFDYETNSMHLAAISSPRVLSGLLQVPRKDNTEEMISLASILVRCMRFDGKCRKYVSEFSSVDPFVALLWSNQKRSTNAALEFFNELLRIPRSQSISLLEQIQKKGSINNMCALFLLTQNSEPEHKLLAANLLLQLEVLEGTSTKSMYREEAVEALFESLSREEMPVTQALCSFILANLGGTYSWMGEPYTMAWMVKKTGLTLPQHRNLIKNYDFSDPMLQDVGVDAWCSKTAQRIVHIGSPVFQALEKGLKSKLKRVSRDCLTAIAWLGCELVKGPDELRNSACEIILHAVEQYVHPGLDLEERLLACLCIYNYTSGRGMNRIITLSEAVRESLRRLSNTTWMAEELLKVADYFQPNKWRISCVHSQILEAGDRSSGAVTALIYHKGQLCGGYADGSIKVWDIKGQTATLLHVIKEHKKAVTCFSLYEPGDCLLSGSADRTIKMWQMHQRNLECIEVIPTKDLVKYIDSWGELIFAITKSHKLKTIEASRKCNDLFKNKRVKCIRVTTHGKVYAGCTDSSIQEMMITNNRHQEIKAPSKSWIQSKPICSISVYKDWLYCSSLVVEGSKMKDWRRSIRPQISVVPDKGGSILAMEVVEDFIYLQCSKSMSSLQIWLRGTHHKVGRLSAGSKITSLLSANDMIICGTETGVIKGWIPL, encoded by the exons ATGGCTCCAATCCCTCCTCAAATCCCACTAAAATTTTCTTCCGACAATCATAAACTAGACTTCGATTCAGTGCGTGCACTGGTCACGATAATCAATCAGCACATAAATGCCGTTCTTGAAGATGATGAATCCAGCAAAGCTTTGAAACTGAAATGTACTTCAAAGCTCAAGATTCGGGCTCAGGAATTCTTCGAGTTTTCGGAGCATTCCGTGCTGTCCAACCTCTACTGGGGTATTGAGAGCATTGAGGCAGCAGCCGGGGCGAAAGACAAGGCGTGGAGGCTCGAAAACTCCGAAAGAATGCTTCAAGTCCCCGCCTCACTGGATGAAAACGGAGTCACGTTAGGGATGGAGAACAGTTTTTTAGTGTGCTGCGCTTACTTTTACCTGTCTGTCGTCGAAGGGATTCGAAAGAATGAGTGGCAAGTTGCGATGCATTTTCTTCAAGCGCTCCTGGTTTCTCCAAGGCTTGTGTACACTGAATTCGCACCTGGGATATGCCAAGATTTGTTCCCTTTGTTCATCAGGCAGAAGATTTCGAAACCATTCGGGAGTCGACGTGTGAGTCCGGTGACGTTTCAAGAGCTTGATGATGAGATGATCGACGAAatgatacgatggatttcgaGGATTTATAAGCCATGGCTGATGTATTATCATATCATGTCTAGAGGAGATTTTGCTCAGGGAAGTGGAGGATGTGATTTGAGCTCTGCAGACGATCAGTCACGGTATACCAC GGTTAATAAGACTAGAAGCATCGAGTCTCAGGTTTCATGTGAATTCAGGGATGGACAGACTTATCAGAGT AAAGAACTGATTCAGGTTAAGAAGATGCACATTCAAGAAAACGTCAATAACTCCGAAAATGATAACGAAACCGTTGCATCTCCAGAGAATAGCTGCAGTACTGAGGCTGTAGCAATCTCCAATATGAAATGCCTCAAAGATATGCTAGCCGAATCCCACTCAAATTCTCCGGTTTCCATGCATTCACCCAATAACTCTAACGATGGCGAAATTTTTCAGGAG GACTGTGAAGAAGAACAAGACTCTTTGAGTTCATTGCAAACAGGGGTACTTAATAGAGATGAGGAAAAAATAGAAGTTTTGAATCAGTATGGTTCAGTTTCATG GAACTTGTCAGCCCCTCGTTCCAAATCAAAGAAAGAAAGTATATTATCTACTCTTCAAGCTTCAACGCATCAAATGCACACAGGATTGAGTGAAATAAAGGTCACAGAGTGCTTCTCTCGCAGTTTCTCCACCTCGTTCTGTGATATTGATGTGTCGGCATTAAGCAGCAGAAAAATGGAGCCATTAGATGAAAATTTAGATAGTAACGAGAAATTACAAACCCATCAGTATATCGGATCGTTTGCTTTGAAGAATTATCAGCTATCAAGAACACTTCACCGAAAAAGTTACTCAAGAATGAAGAAAAGCTCAAGCTGTAGGACAGATTTACCAAATTGTCGTTACCCATTACTGGATGAAAACATCCATATTGAACAAATAGGCATACTCGAGAAGATAATCACTAAGATGTGCTTCACTGAAGAACTAGTAAATGGCGGGGAAGACTACATATTTGAAGTGAACAAGATATACAAGATATTGAGCAATAAGTCAGAACTTAAATATTCGATCTTGAAGGACATGATATTGGATCAGTTACTAGCAGCCTTTTCAAGTTCTAAAGAGGACAGGGTTGTCAGAACTTCGTTGGCAATACTCTCAACTATTGCTGCAACAAATAGGACGGCAATCGAGGAGATCAAGAACAAAGGGTTGCAATTATATGATTTGGCAACTGCCCTTAAAAGAAATGTTCACGAAGCTGTTGTCCTGATCTATTTAATTAGTCCTTCTCCTGCTGAAATTAAAACACTGGAACTTTTACCTTTTCTGGTGGAATTAGTGTGTACTTTTTCAAAGAGTTACAAGGTAGAATTAACGTCATTTCTCCTGACTCCTCCAGCTGCATCGTTGATGATCATTGAGATTTTAGTGTCTGCATTTGATTATGAAACAAATAGCATGCATTTGGCAGCAATAAGCTCGCCAAGAGTACTTTCTGGGCTCTTGCAAGTACCCAGAAAAGATAATACAGAAGAGATGATATCTTTGGCTTCCATTCTTGTTAGGTGTATGAGGTTTGATGGGAAATGCAGGAAGTATGTGTCAGAGTTTTCTTCGGTGGATCCTTTTGTTGCTCTTTTGTGGAGTAACCAGAAACGGTCAACGAACGCAGCATTGGAATTTTTCAATGAACTGCTAAGAATTCCACG GTCACAAAGCATTAGTTTATTGGAGCAGATACAAAAGAAAGGAAGCATCAATAATATGTGTGCTCTATTCCTACTCACACAAAACTCAGAACCTGAGCACAAGCTTCTTGCAGCTAATCTATTACTTCAGTTAGAAGTTCTT GAAGGCACGTCTACGAAAAGCATGTATAGGGAAGAGGCAGTAGAAGCCCTCTTTGAGTCACTTTCACGTGAAGAGATGCCTGTCACACAAGCTCTATGCTCTTTCATATTAGCAAATCTTGGTGGAACTTACTCTTGGATGGGGGAACCATATACGATGGCGTGGATGGTGAAAAAGACCGGTTTAACCTTGCCACAACATCGGAACTTGATAAAAAACTATGATTTCTCCGATCCTATGCT ACAGGATGTAGGAGTAGATGCCTGGTGCAGTAAAACCGCACAACGTATCGTGCATATTGGTTCTCCTGTTTTTCAGGCATTAGAAAAAGGACTAAAGAGCAAGTTAAAGCGAGTATCGAGAGACTGTCTCACCGCTATTGCTTGGCTTGGGTGTGAACTTGTCAAAGGTCCTGATGAACTGAGAAATTCTGCTTGTGAAATCATACTACACGCGGTTGAACAATATGTGCATCCTGGTTTAGATCTCGAAGAAAGACTCTTGGCTTGTTTATGCATTTATAATTATACTTCTGGCAGAG GAATGAATAGGATAATCACTCTTTCAGAAGCGGTACGAGAATCATTGAGACGTCTCTCAAATACTACATGGATGGCTGAAGAATTACTCAAAGTGGCCGATTATTTCCAGCCTAATAAATGG CGAATTTCTTGCGTCCACAGCCAAATTCTAGAAGCGGGAGATAGAAGTAGTGGAGCTGTGACTGCTCTAATCTACCATAAGGGACAGCTGTGTGGTGGATATGCAGATGGTTCAATTAAG gTTTGGGATATTAAAGGGCAGACAGCCACACTTCTGCATGTAATAAAGGAGCATAAAAAAGCTGTTACTTGCTTTTCACTGTATGAACCTGGGGACTGCCTTCTTAGTGGATCTGCTGACAGAACGATCAAG ATGTGGCAAATGCACCAGAGGAATCTTGAATGCATTGAAGTTATACCAACAAAGGACTTGGTCAAATATATCGATTCTTGGGGAGAACTGATTTTTGCAATCACAAAAAGTCACAAGTTGAAG ACTATTGAAGCTTCGAGGAAATGCAATGACCTTTTCAAGAACAAACGCGTGAAATGCATCAGAGTGACGACACATGGAAAGGTTTATGCCGGCTGCACTGATTCAAGTATTCAGGAGATGATGATAACAAACAACCGACATCAAGAAATCAAAGCACCATCAAAAAGTTGGATTCAAAGCAAGCCCATATGTTCAATTTCAGTTTACAAAGACTGGTTATATTGCTCAAGTTTGGTTGTTGAAGGTTCAAAGATGAAG GACTGGAGAAGAAGCATCAGGCCTCAAATTTCAGTAGTTCCAGATAAGGGAGGAAGCATTTTGGCTATGGAAGTAGTGGAAGATTTCATATACTTACAATGCAGCAAATCAATGAGCAGTCTTCAG ATATGGTTAAGAGGGACACATCACAAAGTTGGAAGGCTATCAGCTGGAAGCAAGATAACTAGCTTACTCTCAGCAAATGACATGATAATCTGCGGCACTGAGACCGGAGTAATCAAG GGATGGATTCCTCTGTAG